Part of the Nocardioides perillae genome is shown below.
CGGGCTGCCCGGAGCGGCGACCTTCCGCAACCGTGACTTCGAGGGCGTGGTGACGGCCGCTGCAGGGCTGTCCCCCACGGAACGGGATCGGGTCGAGTTCGCTGTCCTGGGCGCCGGCCACGACCGGACCACGCTCGAGCAGATGGTCCGTGAAGCCGGTCTCGACGACACCTTCTGGTTCGCTCCCGTCGATCCGGCCACCGGTTTCGTGCAGCACGACGTGACGTTCGGGAACATGGCCGGTTCGGACTACCTCTTGCCAGCCCTGCCACCGGACCGTTCCGACTACCGCACGACCAAGATCACGAGCGCCGTGCCCGCCTCGGTCGCGTTCGCAGTACCCGCGATCCTCGACCGCTGGACAGCGGCCGTCTACGACATCCCGTGCATCGACCACCCCGTCGATCAGCTGCAGAGCGGAGTCAGCGCCGCTCTCGCGCTGGGCGAGGACTCCCGGCGCGACCTCGTCGACCAACTGCGACGACGTCGGGAGCGCGACGTGGAGGCGAACGTCGCGCAGACGCGGCGCGCGCTCGAGCGACTCGACGGCGAGCGTGGGGCACCACGAAGCGGAGCGCGCGACCGCGGAGCTGGGCGGGACACCGCCGAGAGGAACGGCTTCCTCCGCTTCGTGGCAGCCGCACTCCCGCACTCCTACGCCCAACGCTTCCAGGACCTGTGGGCACTGTGGGAGACCGGCTTCGCGCAGGAGGGGTACTTCGTCGAGTTCGGAGCTCTCAACGGGCGCGACGTGTCGAACACCTACCTCCTCGAGCAGCTCGGCTGGACAGGCGCAGTCGCCGAGCCGCACCCCGCCTTCGCCGACGCGGTCCGGCGCAACCGCTCGTGCCACGTGTCGACCAAGTGCGTCCTCGACGTGAGTGGTCGGACCGTCGAGTTCCACGCTGTCAACGGCCGGCCCGCCCTGTCGACCGCGAGCGGTTTCGGGGAGGGAGACGAGCGCGAAGCCCTCCGTGCGGACCACGTCGTGCACCACGTCGAGACCACGACGTTGGAGGACCTCCTGGTCGAGGCAGGGGCACCGCACACCATCGACTTCCTCTCCGTCGACACCGAGGGGTCCGAGGTCGCGATCCTGCGCGCCTTCGACTTCTCGGCCCGTCGCGTCGAGCGCATCTGCGTCGAGCACAACGAGCACCAGCGCGACGAGCTGCACGCCCTCCTGACCGAGCAGGGCTACCGCCGCAAGTGGCCTGACCTGAGCGGGCACGACGACTGGTACGTCCACGAGTCCGTCAGCGCCCGCCGCAGCCCTGCGGCCCAGGCTGCTCTGCTCCACCGGGTCAGGACGGTGCCCCCGGCGGTGGTCGGGTGGCACCGGCGGAGGGCCCTCGCCGAGTCGCTCGTGCCCGCGGGGACGACCGTCGCCTCCCTGCCGGGCACCGAGCCGAATCGAGGGGGTCGCGACCAGCGCCGCAGCGCCATGACGCGCACCGCGCTGACCCGCAACACCACCCGCCAGGTCGCTCGGGCCAACGGACTCGACGAGGAGGTGTACGCCCGACGGGTGCGCGCCGCCTTCCGCCGGCTGTGCCGTGCGGTCGAGCCGGAGCAGGCGGTCGAGATCGGCTCCGACGGCTTCGGGTTCGCCGCCTGGGCCAGCAGGGAGATAGCCGGGTGCCAGGCCGTCGCCTTGGACCTCGGCGTGGCCGGCCAGGCCCCTCCTGGGGTCCAGCACGTCACGGTCCACGACGCCACCTGGCGCACCACGTCGGCGTCGGCCGGGACGCTGCGCGACGTCGGCACCGTCCTGCGTGTCGATGGCGGCCACGAGGCGCTGCGGGTGCTCGACGACCTGCGCGACCTGTTGCCGTCCTGCGACGTCGTCGGCGTCGTGATCACGGCGTCGTCGGACGAGCGGCCCTCGATGGCCGGTCACGTGGCCCGTGTGCTCACCGATGCCGGGCTGCACCTGGTCCTCGCCGACATCCCCACCGGTGACAGGACGATGCAGGTCTTCGTCCACGAGCGCATCGCCGGGAGACCGGTCGTCGCCCGCAACGTCGCGAAGGCGCTCCGGCCCGCCGCCGACCCTGCATGAGGCGCCGTTCCGCCAAGTCACGGCCCGTCGCGGCGTACGCCCGGGTGCTGGACGGCGAGCACCTCTGGCTGGCGCTGGCCGGGGTCGACGCGGCTGCGGTGCCGGGGCTGCAGCTCGACGACGGCACGACCCTCGCCCTCGAGGTCGAGGTGGCCGAGCCGCTCCCCGGCGGCGGGGGGTCCTACCGCTGCCCGCTGCCCGACGCGCTGCTGCCCGCCGACGCCCGCCCGGGCGACACCGGCACCGCCGCCCTGGTGGTGACCGGCTCGAGCGGCGCCGCGCAGCCGGTCGTCGACGCCACCGCGCCCGACGAGGGCCCCACCCGCACGCCGCCCTCGCGCAGTGGGGACCGGCAGCACACCCTCGGTCGCCGCGCGGACGGCACCCTCCTGCTGACGGCCACCCGCCTCGCGCCGCGGGCCGTGGTGCTCGGCTTCGGCGGGCCGGTGCCCGACCCCGACGCGCTGGTCGTCGACGTCGCGCTGCCCCCTGGCTGCCCCCCCGTCGTCGACGCCGCACTCGACCCGCTCGACGGCGGCGAGCCGAGCCTCGCGTCGTGGGAGCCGCTCTCGTCTGCCCACGGCCGGGTGCGGGTGGGGACCGCCGCTGTCGTCCCGCCCGCGGGTGCCCGGCTGGTGCTGCGCGGCGCGCGGCCCGCGGACGGGCGGACCGGTGACGACCTGGCGGTGCACCGGGCCCGCGACGGGCTCCGCGACCCCGCGACCCTCGTCGCCCTGCCCCACCCGCTCGTCGACGACCGCGGCGCCCCCCTGCGCTGGACCTTCGGAGCCGACGGCGCCCTCGTCGTGCGCCGCGCGGAGGCGACGCCGTGAAGGTCGCCTTCCTCGTGCTCACGCTCGACGACGTGGGCGGCACCGCCCGCGCCGTGGTCAACCTCGCCAACCGGCTCGTGGCCGACCACGACGTCGAGGTGCTCAGCCTGCGCCGCCTGCACGAGCGCCCCCACGCCGCCGTCGACCCGCGCGTGCGGGTCGAGTACCTCGTCGACCTGCGCGACCCGCGGCGCCCGCGCGTCGCCGGCCACCGACGGCTCGACCCGGCCGAGGCCGCGCGTCTCGAGCAGCAGCCCTCGCGCGCCGTCCCACGACGCTGGGAGTGGCAGCTCAGCGCGCTCAGCGACCTCGCCCTCGAGACGGCGCTGCCACGCGTGCGCGCCGACGTGCTGGTCACCGTGGTGCCGGGGCTGCTCGCTCGCGCTGCCGACCTGCTGCCGTCCGACGTGGCGCTGGTGCACCAGGAGCACCGCACCTCCTTCGACCGCGCCGGCGGCAAGGAGGCGCTGCTGGCCGCCGCACCGCGGGCCGACGCAGTCACGATGCTCGGCGAGCCAGCGGTCGACTGGCTGCGCGCCGAGCTCCGCGCAGCCTGCCCCGAGACGCTCGTGGTGCCCAACCTGCTCCCGGCCGGGCACCGTCCCCGTGCCCGCCTCGACGGCGGACCCGACGGCGGGCTCGTGGTCGCGGCCGGGCGCCTCGACGCGGAGAAGCAGTTCCACCACCTGGTGCGCGCCTTCGGCCGCGTCGCCGACCGGCTGCCCGACTGGCGGGTGCGCATCCTCGGGGACGGGGCGCTGCGCGAGGAGCTGCTCGCCGTCGCGCGCAAGCTGGGCCTGCACGACCGCGTCGAGCTGCCCGGGACCACCTCCGACATGGCCTCGGAGTGGGCCCGTGCCGACGTCGCGGTCTGCTCGTCGCTGCGCGAGGGCCTGCCATTGGTCGCGCAGGAGGCGATGGCCGCCGGCGTGCCGGTGGTGGCCTACGACTGCCCGCTCGCGGTGCGCGACATCGTGCGCGACGACGTCAACGGGGTGCTGGTGCCGGCCGGGGCGGAGCCCGCGCTCGCGCGCGCCGTCCTCGACCTGGCCACCGACCCCGAGCGGCGACGCCGCCTCGGCGACGGCGCGCTGGCCACGGCCGCCGAGTACGACCCCGACGTCGTCGCGGCGACCTGGGACGACGTGCTGGGACGCGCCGTCGCACGACGCCGCGGCCGGGTCCCCCGCGGCAGCGAGGGCGAGGGGGGCCGCGGGGGCAGCCGGGCGACCCTCGTCGACCCGCCCACGCCGGCCGGTGTGACCGGACAGGAGACGACCCCCGCCGAGGCCCGCGGCGCCGTGGTCGCGGCGGTGGCGCGGATCGCCGCGGCGACGTCGTCGGACTGGTTCGTCGTGCCCGCACCCTTCCCGGCCCCGCCCCGCGTGGTCGTGCCCCACGCGCGCCGCCGCGCGTTCCTGGACGCGCTCGCCGGCGCCGACCTGCCGCCCTGGCTCTCGGCGGTCGACCCGCCCGACCACCGCTGGCTGGAGCGCCGGGGCGCCCCCGCCGAGCTGGTCGCGGCCGTGCGGCACGGCGCCACCGCCCGGCTGCTGCTCGAGCCGTGGCAGCGCCGCGCCGGTCGCCGGACCCTGCTCGCCGAGGGCACGGCGGTGCACGTCGAGTTCTGGCCCGAGGACGAGACCGGCACCTGGCACGCGCCCGTGCCCAACGGGTGGGTGACCACCGCCCGACCCGAGCACGCGACGGCCACCGTCGAGGTGGCCGGCGTCGAGGTGCCGACGCTGCCGCTGCTGCTCGGACGCACGGTGGACGACGTCGACGTCCCGGTCGACGTCGTGTTCACGTGGGTCGACGGCTCCGACCCGGCCTGGGACGAGCGCCGGCGCCGACGCCTCGCCGAGCTCGGGGAGCCACCGGGCGACCCCCGCAGCCGCGGCCGTGCGCGCTACGCCGACCGCGGCGAGCTGCGCTACGCCCTACGCAGCCTGCACCTCTTCGCCCCCTGGGTGCGGCAGGTGCACCTGGTCACCGACGGCCAGCGGCCCGACTGGCTCGCAGACCACCCCCGGGTGCGGGTCGTCGACCACCGCGAGGTGTTGCCCGCCGAGGTGCTCCCGACCTTCAACTCCCACGCGATCGAGACCGCGCTGCACCGGGTGCCGGGACTGAGCGAACACTTCTTGTACTTCAACGACGACGTGGTGCTGGGCCGACCCTTGGGGCCGTCTGCGTTCTTCGACGGCACTGGTCGCGCCGCCGTCTTCCGCGCTGCCGTGCCGGTCGGCGACGACGAGAGCGCGCCCGAGCGGCCTCACCTCGCCG
Proteins encoded:
- a CDS encoding stealth conserved region 3 domain-containing protein; translated protein: MKVAFLVLTLDDVGGTARAVVNLANRLVADHDVEVLSLRRLHERPHAAVDPRVRVEYLVDLRDPRRPRVAGHRRLDPAEAARLEQQPSRAVPRRWEWQLSALSDLALETALPRVRADVLVTVVPGLLARAADLLPSDVALVHQEHRTSFDRAGGKEALLAAAPRADAVTMLGEPAVDWLRAELRAACPETLVVPNLLPAGHRPRARLDGGPDGGLVVAAGRLDAEKQFHHLVRAFGRVADRLPDWRVRILGDGALREELLAVARKLGLHDRVELPGTTSDMASEWARADVAVCSSLREGLPLVAQEAMAAGVPVVAYDCPLAVRDIVRDDVNGVLVPAGAEPALARAVLDLATDPERRRRLGDGALATAAEYDPDVVAATWDDVLGRAVARRRGRVPRGSEGEGGRGGSRATLVDPPTPAGVTGQETTPAEARGAVVAAVARIAAATSSDWFVVPAPFPAPPRVVVPHARRRAFLDALAGADLPPWLSAVDPPDHRWLERRGAPAELVAAVRHGATARLLLEPWQRRAGRRTLLAEGTAVHVEFWPEDETGTWHAPVPNGWVTTARPEHATATVEVAGVEVPTLPLLLGRTVDDVDVPVDVVFTWVDGSDPAWDERRRRRLAELGEPPGDPRSRGRARYADRGELRYALRSLHLFAPWVRQVHLVTDGQRPDWLADHPRVRVVDHREVLPAEVLPTFNSHAIETALHRVPGLSEHFLYFNDDVVLGRPLGPSAFFDGTGRAAVFRAAVPVGDDESAPERPHLAAALTNRKLLQEALGVTLRDQVAHSPYAHRVSVLREVEERFGDALRRTAASPFRSPSDVSLLSSLAQHYGLATGAAYWGEHAFRYVDLGNGAVRRTLDGLLRTRGLDSVCLGDNDRSGLPPDEVAALLADFLEQWVPLPAPWER
- a CDS encoding FkbM family methyltransferase, encoding MTLPTSRRTRAVIVQFEPVHEEVAEALRSALEALGVEVTIYLNERALSRGPLYGGMVSGERVHYRQLDDAEGRDALALELADFDVLVLNTFQRNGHASWARRLGLPTLGLVHNPPLLLSQQECVDLVRSGQAVLATLAPHCTAALMLADHRLFGDTVTLSHTMWHLPDPPRSASGKIRIGLPGAATFRNRDFEGVVTAAAGLSPTERDRVEFAVLGAGHDRTTLEQMVREAGLDDTFWFAPVDPATGFVQHDVTFGNMAGSDYLLPALPPDRSDYRTTKITSAVPASVAFAVPAILDRWTAAVYDIPCIDHPVDQLQSGVSAALALGEDSRRDLVDQLRRRRERDVEANVAQTRRALERLDGERGAPRSGARDRGAGRDTAERNGFLRFVAAALPHSYAQRFQDLWALWETGFAQEGYFVEFGALNGRDVSNTYLLEQLGWTGAVAEPHPAFADAVRRNRSCHVSTKCVLDVSGRTVEFHAVNGRPALSTASGFGEGDEREALRADHVVHHVETTTLEDLLVEAGAPHTIDFLSVDTEGSEVAILRAFDFSARRVERICVEHNEHQRDELHALLTEQGYRRKWPDLSGHDDWYVHESVSARRSPAAQAALLHRVRTVPPAVVGWHRRRALAESLVPAGTTVASLPGTEPNRGGRDQRRSAMTRTALTRNTTRQVARANGLDEEVYARRVRAAFRRLCRAVEPEQAVEIGSDGFGFAAWASREIAGCQAVALDLGVAGQAPPGVQHVTVHDATWRTTSASAGTLRDVGTVLRVDGGHEALRVLDDLRDLLPSCDVVGVVITASSDERPSMAGHVARVLTDAGLHLVLADIPTGDRTMQVFVHERIAGRPVVARNVAKALRPAADPA